From the genome of Geothrix sp. 21YS21S-4, one region includes:
- a CDS encoding BON domain-containing protein — translation MARNNDSTIESAIKNSYNYKTYLKDDDIKVEAKNGVVTLSGTVSESFHRSLAEQTAADIPGVSNVNNQLTVKGDQPSENSDAWITAKVKSALLFHKNVSATGTTVETQDGVVTLRGEADSAAQRELTAQYAKDVKGVRSVSNQMTIGKNGSPKLKSGSTVGEKIDDASITAQVKSALLFHQSTSAVNTKVTTNKGTVTLQGEAKNAAEKDLVTKIVEDIHGVKRVDNKMRVQ, via the coding sequence ATGGCGCGGAACAACGATTCGACCATCGAATCCGCGATCAAGAATTCCTACAACTACAAGACCTACCTCAAGGATGACGACATCAAGGTCGAGGCCAAGAACGGCGTCGTCACGCTGTCCGGCACCGTCTCCGAGTCCTTCCACCGCAGCCTGGCGGAACAGACGGCGGCCGATATCCCCGGCGTGTCGAACGTCAACAACCAGCTCACGGTGAAGGGCGACCAGCCCTCCGAGAACTCCGACGCGTGGATCACGGCCAAGGTGAAGAGCGCGCTGCTCTTCCACAAGAACGTGAGCGCGACGGGGACCACGGTGGAAACCCAGGACGGCGTCGTGACCCTGCGGGGAGAAGCCGACAGCGCCGCCCAGCGCGAACTCACCGCCCAGTACGCCAAGGATGTGAAGGGCGTGCGGAGCGTATCCAACCAGATGACCATCGGGAAGAACGGATCGCCCAAGCTCAAGAGCGGGAGCACCGTCGGCGAGAAGATCGACGACGCCTCCATCACCGCCCAGGTGAAGTCGGCCCTCCTGTTCCATCAGTCCACGTCGGCGGTGAACACCAAGGTCACCACCAACAAGGGCACCGTGACGCTCCAGGGCGAAGCCAAGAACGCCGCGGAGAAGGATCTTGTCACCAAGATCGTCGAGGACATCCACGGCGTGAAGCGGGTCGACAACAAGATGCGCGTGCAGTAA
- a CDS encoding BON domain-containing protein, with translation MARNNDSTIESAIKNSYNYKTYLKDDDIKVEAKNGVVTLSGTPDAEHAAAGVDGPIRSIVSLAFGPVARTPARGSPRPLRASVTREWTPPIRDLHLPQGEHHEAHLPKSACPCGTDGRGDGASDGAEQRFDHRIRDQEFLQLQDLPQG, from the coding sequence ATGGCGCGGAACAACGATTCGACCATCGAATCCGCGATCAAGAATTCCTACAACTACAAGACCTACCTCAAGGATGACGACATCAAGGTCGAGGCCAAGAACGGCGTCGTCACGCTGTCCGGCACCCCAGACGCCGAACACGCTGCGGCGGGGGTAGACGGTCCGATTCGATCCATCGTCTCGCTGGCTTTTGGGCCAGTCGCCCGGACTCCAGCACGGGGAAGCCCACGGCCTCTCCGCGCGTCCGTGACCCGGGAATGGACCCCACCGATCCGAGATCTTCACTTACCTCAAGGAGAGCATCATGAAGCCCACTTACCAAAGTCTGCTTGCCCCTGTGGTACTGATGGCCGTGGGGACGGCGCCTCTGATGGCGCGGAACAACGATTCGACCATCGAATCCGCGATCAAGAATTCCTACAACTACAAGACCTACCTCAAGGATGA
- a CDS encoding outer membrane beta-barrel protein has protein sequence MTRPFSILALALCAGLSLSAQEGTHWVFVHGTHTRFDSDFPASNEGGYGLSYGGWLTNGFGVEARAVRTDLRASTAGALADGDQTQYFGSALFNLNPAGSKVFPYVAAGLGLTQTSAEFSDSGRRTARINYHAGVGVQWRVGELFAVSADSKYVQTQAASNRRDWVNSLGLGMVWGR, from the coding sequence ATGACACGACCCTTCAGCATCCTCGCCCTTGCCCTTTGCGCCGGCCTTTCCCTCTCCGCCCAGGAGGGCACCCACTGGGTCTTCGTCCATGGGACCCACACCCGCTTCGACTCCGATTTTCCCGCTTCCAATGAAGGGGGTTACGGCCTGAGCTATGGGGGATGGCTGACCAACGGCTTCGGCGTGGAAGCGAGGGCGGTCCGCACCGATCTTCGCGCGTCCACGGCCGGCGCCCTCGCCGACGGGGATCAGACGCAGTATTTCGGCAGCGCCCTGTTCAACCTCAATCCGGCCGGCAGCAAGGTTTTCCCGTATGTGGCGGCGGGCCTGGGCCTCACCCAGACCAGCGCCGAATTCTCCGACAGCGGCCGCCGGACCGCCCGGATCAACTACCACGCCGGTGTTGGCGTCCAGTGGCGGGTGGGCGAGCTGTTCGCCGTGTCCGCGGATTCCAAGTACGTCCAGACCCAGGCGGCGAGCAACCGCCGGGATTGGGTGAACAGCCTCGGCCTCGGCATGGTGTGGGGGCGTTGA
- a CDS encoding YtxH domain-containing protein: MSHEMSPRSTAVLTFLGGAAIGAILVALTTPKRGSELCDDLRSLGRRLRGKASALLDEAEDTWDDLKDEAVDEVKSASRKVRSKAREMASGREDGRRSGSDEELSGAV, encoded by the coding sequence ATGAGTCACGAGATGAGCCCTCGCAGCACCGCCGTCCTCACCTTCCTGGGCGGAGCCGCCATCGGCGCCATACTGGTCGCCCTTACCACCCCCAAGCGCGGTTCCGAGCTGTGCGATGACCTCCGGTCCCTGGGCCGCCGGCTGCGGGGGAAGGCCAGCGCCCTGCTCGACGAGGCGGAGGACACCTGGGACGACCTGAAGGACGAGGCCGTGGACGAAGTGAAGTCCGCCAGCCGCAAGGTGCGCAGCAAGGCCCGCGAGATGGCCTCGGGCCGGGAAGACGGCCGCCGGTCCGGGTCGGACGAAGAACTCAGCGGCGCCGTGTAG